The Corynebacterium suranareeae genome window below encodes:
- a CDS encoding aminodeoxychorismate lyase: MALEPRPMSAPTPVILIVEPYGGSIRQQNPNLPMVFWDDAALTRGDGIFETLLIRDGHGCNVRRHGERFKASAALLGLPEPILEDWEKATQMGIESWYAHPNAGDASCTWTLSRGRSSTGLASGWLTITPISEEKLVQREQGVSVMTSSRGYSIDTGLPGIAKATRGELSKVEQTPAPWLTVGAKTLAYAANMAALRYAKANGFDDVIFIDGDRVLEGATSTVVSFKGDKIRTPSPGGDILPGTTQAALFAHATEKGWRCKEKDLTVDDLFGADSVWLVSSVRGPVRVRRLDGHKLRRPDNEKEIKALINKALG, translated from the coding sequence ATGGCGCTTGAACCTCGTCCCATGTCTGCACCGACGCCGGTGATCTTAATTGTCGAACCCTACGGTGGGTCCATCCGCCAGCAAAACCCCAACCTACCCATGGTGTTCTGGGATGATGCCGCATTAACCCGCGGAGACGGCATCTTTGAAACACTGCTTATTCGCGACGGTCACGGTTGTAATGTGCGCCGACATGGAGAACGATTCAAAGCTTCAGCAGCACTCTTAGGACTACCAGAACCCATTTTGGAAGACTGGGAAAAAGCCACCCAAATGGGCATCGAATCCTGGTATGCCCACCCAAACGCTGGCGATGCCTCATGCACGTGGACACTCAGCCGAGGACGATCCTCCACCGGCCTAGCCTCCGGGTGGCTAACCATCACACCGATCTCCGAAGAAAAACTTGTGCAGCGCGAGCAAGGTGTATCGGTCATGACCAGTTCGAGGGGATATTCTATCGACACCGGCCTCCCTGGAATCGCCAAAGCCACCAGAGGCGAGCTATCCAAAGTGGAACAAACCCCTGCACCATGGCTGACCGTTGGAGCTAAAACATTAGCCTACGCAGCAAATATGGCCGCCCTACGCTACGCCAAAGCAAACGGATTTGACGATGTAATCTTTATCGACGGCGACCGCGTTTTAGAAGGCGCCACCTCCACCGTGGTGAGTTTCAAAGGTGACAAAATCCGTACCCCATCTCCAGGCGGAGACATCCTCCCCGGAACCACCCAAGCAGCACTATTTGCACACGCCACGGAAAAAGGCTGGCGATGTAAAGAAAAAGATCTAACAGTGGACGATCTCTTCGGCGCCGACAGCGTGTGGTTGGTATCGTCCGTGCGAGGGCCAGTGCGGGTACGAAGACTAGACGGGCACAAATTACGCAGGCCGGATAATGAAAAAGAAATCAAGGCGCTGATCAACAAAGCGCTGGGGTAA
- a CDS encoding sterol carrier family protein, producing the protein MRIDPLETRQAVVAIKDWIEGEEGVEKPGRAALAAATRLSVRLLAQDAPGNSVEVRVPPFVAVQCIEGPKHTRGTPPNVVETDAKTWLRLATGKTTFDAELESGKISASGTRAKEIAGWLPIVKI; encoded by the coding sequence ATGAGGATTGATCCATTGGAAACCCGCCAGGCAGTTGTAGCCATCAAAGACTGGATTGAGGGGGAGGAAGGCGTCGAAAAGCCTGGTAGGGCGGCACTTGCTGCCGCAACTCGCCTGAGCGTCCGACTCCTGGCACAAGACGCGCCGGGAAACAGTGTGGAGGTGCGGGTACCCCCATTTGTTGCAGTGCAATGCATAGAGGGGCCGAAACATACACGCGGCACACCACCCAACGTGGTGGAGACTGATGCGAAGACCTGGTTGCGCCTAGCAACAGGGAAAACCACCTTCGACGCGGAATTAGAAAGCGGCAAAATTAGCGCATCAGGTACCCGAGCCAAAGAGATTGCCGGCTGGTTACCAATAGTGAAAATTTAG
- a CDS encoding DUF3073 domain-containing protein, with product MGRGRAKAKQTKVARQLKYSSPDMDLDSLQRELASQSPRRSYSDAPDDEDQYADYADWDEDDTDNRAYGTN from the coding sequence ATGGGTCGCGGTCGCGCGAAGGCAAAACAGACCAAAGTTGCTCGCCAGTTGAAGTACAGCTCTCCAGACATGGACCTAGATTCACTGCAGCGGGAGCTGGCCAGCCAGTCTCCCAGGCGTTCCTACTCCGATGCCCCTGATGATGAGGATCAGTACGCAGACTATGCGGACTGGGATGAGGACGACACCGACAATCGTGCCTACGGCACAAACTGA
- the ygfZ gene encoding CAF17-like 4Fe-4S cluster assembly/insertion protein YgfZ has product MGTIEDVANEQIEVANNTDQIPAGYSSPLLSRSGAAEAQGAAAQAGTEGVAWHYGSPLVEQRIFETGTGLVDRSNRKVIKVDGPDAPTFLNNILSQKVDSVENGFSAAALDLDAQGRIQHTMHITVVDGVFYLDTSAAEFDTLLSFLTKMIFWSEVTVEEADLAIITLLGQEIALPDAVFARRVDWNGPTRIDVAIRRENLKEGVDKLLEAGAKLTGLMAYTAERVKALEPAAGVDLDDKTIPHEIPHWIGRGEHLGAVHLTKGCYRGQETVARVDNLGRSPRVLVLLHLDGSAPIDPVTGAEIKAGARTVGRLGTVVHDADFGPIALGLVKRSAVDKELHIDDVSVNVDRDLLPVEENEQRGRAAINKLKGL; this is encoded by the coding sequence GTGGGTACTATCGAAGACGTGGCTAACGAACAAATCGAGGTCGCGAACAACACTGATCAAATTCCTGCAGGTTACAGCTCTCCTCTTCTTTCTAGAAGTGGTGCGGCGGAAGCTCAGGGTGCTGCTGCTCAGGCAGGTACTGAAGGTGTTGCGTGGCATTACGGTTCCCCTCTCGTCGAGCAACGCATCTTCGAAACTGGCACGGGTTTAGTTGACCGTTCCAATCGCAAGGTGATTAAAGTCGATGGACCCGATGCCCCCACGTTCCTCAATAATATTTTGTCCCAAAAGGTTGATTCGGTCGAAAACGGCTTTAGTGCCGCCGCCCTGGATTTGGATGCGCAGGGCCGAATTCAACACACAATGCATATCACTGTCGTAGACGGTGTTTTCTACCTTGACACGTCCGCAGCGGAATTCGATACCCTCTTAAGCTTCCTGACCAAGATGATTTTCTGGTCGGAAGTCACCGTTGAAGAAGCCGACCTGGCGATCATCACATTGCTCGGCCAAGAGATTGCCCTCCCGGACGCGGTCTTTGCCCGCAGGGTTGATTGGAATGGGCCAACGCGTATCGACGTCGCCATCCGGCGTGAAAACCTAAAGGAGGGCGTCGACAAGCTTCTCGAAGCCGGCGCAAAGCTAACCGGACTCATGGCCTACACGGCCGAGCGCGTGAAAGCTCTAGAGCCCGCTGCGGGCGTTGATTTGGACGATAAGACCATCCCGCATGAAATCCCCCATTGGATTGGCCGTGGCGAGCATCTAGGCGCCGTGCATTTGACCAAGGGATGCTACCGCGGGCAGGAAACTGTTGCGCGTGTGGACAACCTTGGACGCTCCCCGCGTGTGCTCGTTCTACTCCACCTTGATGGATCGGCCCCAATCGATCCAGTCACTGGTGCGGAGATCAAAGCGGGCGCTCGTACCGTTGGTCGGTTAGGCACCGTTGTTCATGATGCCGATTTCGGTCCGATCGCTCTTGGGTTGGTCAAACGAAGCGCTGTGGACAAAGAACTCCACATCGATGACGTCTCCGTAAACGTAGATCGCGATCTCCTTCCAGTCGAGGAAAACGAGCAACGCGGACGGGCTGCCATCAATAAGCTCAAGGGTCTTTAA
- the purM gene encoding phosphoribosylformylglycinamidine cyclo-ligase: MSDHQDTTAEGVSYAAAGVDIEAGDRAVELFAPMAKRATRPEVLGNLGGFAGLFELGKYKKPILAAGSDGVGTKLVIAQMMDKHDTIGIDLVAMCVDDLVVTGAEPLFLQDYIAIGKVVPEHVAEIVSGIAEGCVQAGCALLGGETAEHPGVMEPDHYDVSATAVGVVEADELLGPDRVRAGDVLIGMASSGLHSNGYSLARHVLLEKAGLALDGHIEELGRTLGEELLEPTRIYAKDCLALIAECEVHTFCHVTGGGLAGNLERVVPEGLVAEMSRSTWTPGQIFRTISSVGKVPREEMEKTFNMGVGMVAVVAEKDRDRALAMLTARHIDCWELGTVRNGEDGEPRVILNGEHPGY; the protein is encoded by the coding sequence ATGAGTGATCACCAGGACACCACCGCCGAAGGCGTTTCATACGCAGCCGCAGGAGTCGATATCGAAGCCGGCGATCGTGCCGTCGAACTTTTTGCACCAATGGCCAAGCGTGCCACCCGCCCAGAAGTTCTTGGCAATCTCGGAGGCTTCGCTGGTCTCTTTGAACTCGGAAAATACAAGAAGCCAATCCTCGCAGCAGGTTCCGACGGCGTGGGCACCAAACTTGTTATCGCGCAGATGATGGACAAGCACGACACCATCGGCATCGACCTTGTTGCCATGTGTGTAGATGACCTGGTTGTCACCGGTGCAGAGCCACTATTTCTGCAGGACTACATTGCTATCGGAAAAGTCGTTCCAGAGCACGTTGCTGAAATTGTCTCCGGAATCGCAGAAGGCTGCGTCCAAGCAGGATGTGCACTTCTTGGTGGCGAAACCGCAGAACACCCAGGTGTGATGGAACCAGACCACTACGATGTCTCTGCAACAGCAGTCGGTGTCGTCGAAGCCGATGAACTTCTTGGGCCAGACCGCGTTCGCGCAGGTGACGTCCTAATCGGTATGGCATCTTCCGGACTGCACTCCAATGGTTACTCCCTAGCCCGCCACGTCTTGTTAGAAAAAGCAGGTCTGGCACTCGACGGACACATCGAAGAACTCGGCCGCACCCTCGGCGAAGAACTACTCGAGCCAACCCGCATCTACGCCAAAGACTGCCTAGCCCTCATCGCAGAGTGCGAAGTACACACCTTCTGCCACGTCACCGGTGGCGGACTTGCTGGCAACCTTGAGCGCGTTGTTCCAGAAGGACTCGTTGCAGAGATGTCACGCTCCACCTGGACCCCAGGGCAGATCTTCCGCACCATTTCCTCCGTGGGTAAAGTTCCACGCGAAGAAATGGAAAAGACCTTCAACATGGGTGTCGGCATGGTTGCTGTCGTCGCTGAAAAAGACCGCGACCGCGCCCTAGCTATGCTCACCGCACGTCACATTGATTGCTGGGAGCTAGGCACCGTGCGCAACGGTGAAGACGGAGAGCCACGTGTGATCCTAAACGGTGAGCACCCAGGCTACTAA
- a CDS encoding acyl-CoA thioesterase produces MSENSHENPHRSPEVVLRFMAAPTDVLMAGSHGVGGGRVLEWIDKAAYACATQWSGTYCVTAYVGHIHFTRPIPSGHMVEVRSRIAMTGRSSMHIVNEVLSADPRDGKYTRACDCLVIFVAKDTATGRATAVPTFTPKNEEEQRVLEAANSRIGLRKAIEAEMEKQTYVGPSEAPRLITRFLAKPTDINWGGKVHGGTAMEWIDEAGAACTMEWSGNHTVAVYAGGIRFYQPIQIGDLIEVDARMMRTDKRSMQMSIHVRAGDAHRGRAELETAIHATVTYLGIDIDGEPLPAPQFEPRTPEDIQLAEHANILRDLRADYTPMPLFPRRVPRQID; encoded by the coding sequence ATGTCTGAGAACTCACACGAGAATCCCCACCGCTCGCCAGAAGTTGTGCTCCGTTTCATGGCGGCCCCTACCGATGTGTTGATGGCTGGTAGCCATGGTGTCGGTGGTGGCCGTGTCCTGGAATGGATCGATAAGGCGGCTTATGCCTGTGCCACGCAGTGGTCAGGAACATACTGTGTCACGGCTTATGTGGGGCATATTCACTTCACGCGCCCTATTCCTTCTGGACACATGGTTGAGGTGCGTTCTCGTATTGCGATGACTGGTCGTTCTTCAATGCACATTGTCAATGAAGTGCTCTCTGCTGATCCTCGTGATGGTAAATACACCCGTGCATGTGACTGCCTGGTCATTTTCGTAGCTAAAGATACCGCTACTGGTCGCGCTACTGCAGTTCCTACTTTTACTCCAAAGAATGAAGAAGAGCAGCGCGTGTTGGAGGCTGCTAATTCTCGTATCGGTTTGCGCAAGGCCATTGAAGCTGAGATGGAAAAGCAAACCTATGTGGGCCCTTCTGAAGCACCTCGTTTGATCACTCGATTCTTGGCTAAGCCCACCGATATTAACTGGGGTGGCAAGGTTCATGGTGGTACTGCTATGGAGTGGATTGATGAGGCTGGTGCTGCGTGCACGATGGAGTGGTCGGGTAATCACACTGTTGCGGTGTATGCCGGTGGTATTCGTTTTTATCAGCCCATTCAGATCGGTGATCTCATCGAGGTTGATGCTCGCATGATGCGCACTGATAAGCGTTCCATGCAGATGTCTATTCACGTGCGTGCTGGTGATGCTCACCGAGGTCGCGCAGAGCTAGAAACCGCGATTCATGCAACCGTAACTTACCTCGGTATTGATATCGATGGCGAGCCGTTGCCTGCTCCGCAGTTTGAGCCTCGTACGCCGGAAGATATTCAGCTTGCTGAGCATGCCAATATTTTGAGGGATTTGCGTGCTGATTACACCCCGATGCCTCTGTTCCCCCGCCGTGTTCCTCGCCAGATTGATTAA
- a CDS encoding FABP family protein: MSENSTPNNPVVPGAGADGPSLSDSASISGSDAVNLAAEQSKSTAHRNIPGLGDLPIPDDTANLREGPNLHDGLLALLPLVGVWRGEGQADTAEEGQYAFGQQITFAHDGENYLSYESRMWKLDEEGNATGVDQRESGFWRINLKDEIEFVCTHAGGVAEIYYGQPLNERAWELESASTMVTATGPGTLGPGKRLYGLLPTNELGWVDERLVGDELKPRMSAQLTRVIG, from the coding sequence ATGAGCGAAAATTCCACCCCTAATAATCCAGTAGTCCCAGGTGCAGGCGCAGACGGCCCATCGCTGTCCGATTCTGCAAGCATCAGCGGATCCGACGCAGTAAACCTCGCTGCCGAACAATCCAAGAGCACCGCTCACCGCAACATCCCAGGACTCGGCGACCTCCCAATTCCTGATGACACCGCAAACCTCCGCGAAGGTCCCAACCTTCACGATGGTCTCCTAGCGCTGCTTCCTCTCGTGGGCGTATGGCGTGGCGAGGGCCAAGCGGACACCGCAGAAGAAGGCCAGTACGCATTCGGTCAGCAGATCACCTTTGCTCACGACGGCGAAAACTACCTCTCCTATGAATCCCGCATGTGGAAACTCGACGAAGAAGGCAACGCCACCGGAGTTGATCAGCGTGAATCCGGTTTCTGGCGCATCAACCTCAAAGATGAAATTGAGTTCGTGTGCACCCACGCTGGCGGAGTCGCGGAAATCTACTACGGCCAACCACTCAATGAGCGCGCTTGGGAATTAGAATCAGCTTCCACCATGGTCACGGCCACTGGCCCTGGAACCCTGGGACCAGGAAAGCGTCTTTACGGGCTACTTCCAACTAATGAATTGGGTTGGGTTGACGAGCGTTTGGTTGGCGACGAGCTTAAACCACGCATGTCTGCTCAGCTCACCCGCGTAATCGGCTAA
- the purL gene encoding phosphoribosylformylglycinamidine synthase subunit PurL, which produces MSTFVNDTVDDAIKTPELDQPYEALGLKDDEYARIKEILGRRPTDAELTVYSVMWSEHCSYKSSKVHLRYFGETTTEEMASKILAGIGENAGVVDIGDGNAVTFRVESHNHPSFVEPHQGAATGIGGIVRDIMAMGARPIAVMDQLRFGALDNPDTQRVLPGVVDGISHYGNCLGLPNIGGETVFDDSYAGNPLVNALCVGTLKVEDLKLAFASGTGNKVILFGSRTGLDGIGGVSVLGSASFEEGEERKLPAVQVGDPFAEKVLIECCLELYKAGVVVGIQDLGGGGLACATSELAAAGDGGMRVNLDNVPLRAENMSAAEILASESQERMCAVVTPENVERFLEICAKWDVTCAEIGEVTDEKDRYVVVHNGEIVIDAPPSTIDEGPVYNRPVARPDNQDELQLEGEIARPVDPEEIKDAWLKLVASPALASRAFITEQYDRYVRGNTVQAKNANAGVLRIDEETNRGVAISADASGRYTKLEPNTGAQLALAEAYRNVVSTGARPVAVTNCLNFGSPENPGVMWQFKEAVHGLADGSKQLGIPVSGGNVSFYNQTGEEPILPTPVVGVLGVLDNVEQSIGNVLPAEDNDLYLLGETFDEFGGSIWQQVSGAGLNGLPPVVDLANEQRLAELFVGSDLFAASHDLSEGGLGQTLAELAIHADKGMDVDLSQIHPSLFTSLFAESASRIVVATNRGEELEKRAAELGIPVFKLGRTNDSATIAVKGADVEFEVSVAELREAWTNTLPEAFGHAVGANAVVA; this is translated from the coding sequence ATGAGCACTTTTGTCAATGACACCGTCGATGACGCGATCAAGACCCCAGAGCTGGATCAGCCTTATGAGGCTCTTGGCCTGAAAGACGACGAATACGCACGCATCAAGGAAATCCTTGGTCGCCGCCCAACCGATGCTGAACTAACCGTGTACTCCGTGATGTGGTCGGAGCACTGCTCCTACAAATCCTCCAAGGTGCACCTGCGTTACTTCGGTGAAACCACCACTGAGGAAATGGCCTCTAAGATTCTTGCCGGCATCGGCGAGAACGCAGGCGTTGTGGACATCGGAGACGGCAATGCGGTGACCTTCCGCGTGGAATCCCACAACCACCCATCCTTCGTGGAGCCACACCAGGGCGCTGCAACCGGAATCGGTGGCATCGTCCGCGACATCATGGCCATGGGTGCACGCCCAATCGCTGTGATGGATCAGCTACGTTTCGGTGCGCTGGATAACCCAGACACCCAGCGCGTACTACCAGGTGTGGTTGATGGCATTTCCCACTACGGCAACTGCCTTGGTCTGCCAAACATCGGCGGCGAGACCGTATTTGATGATTCCTATGCTGGTAACCCACTGGTCAACGCACTGTGCGTGGGTACCCTCAAGGTCGAAGACCTCAAGCTTGCGTTTGCTTCTGGTACCGGCAACAAGGTGATCCTGTTTGGTTCCCGCACCGGCCTTGATGGCATCGGTGGCGTGTCTGTTCTTGGTTCTGCTTCCTTCGAAGAAGGCGAAGAGCGCAAGCTTCCAGCTGTTCAGGTTGGCGATCCTTTCGCAGAAAAGGTTCTCATCGAGTGCTGCCTGGAGCTGTACAAAGCAGGTGTTGTGGTCGGTATTCAGGACCTCGGTGGTGGCGGACTAGCGTGTGCTACCTCTGAGTTGGCAGCAGCTGGTGACGGCGGCATGCGTGTTAACCTCGACAACGTTCCACTGCGCGCAGAAAACATGTCCGCAGCTGAAATCCTGGCTTCCGAGTCCCAGGAGCGCATGTGCGCAGTTGTCACCCCAGAAAACGTCGAGCGCTTCCTTGAGATCTGTGCAAAGTGGGATGTTACCTGCGCTGAAATCGGCGAAGTCACCGATGAAAAAGACCGCTACGTGGTGGTCCACAACGGCGAAATTGTTATCGATGCACCTCCATCAACCATTGATGAAGGACCTGTGTACAACCGCCCAGTTGCACGCCCAGACAACCAGGATGAGCTGCAGCTAGAAGGCGAAATCGCCCGCCCAGTCGATCCTGAAGAAATCAAGGATGCGTGGCTGAAGCTTGTCGCTTCACCAGCGCTGGCATCTCGCGCATTCATCACCGAGCAATACGACCGCTATGTGCGCGGCAATACGGTGCAGGCTAAGAATGCCAACGCCGGCGTTTTGCGTATCGACGAAGAAACCAACCGTGGCGTTGCTATTTCCGCCGATGCCTCCGGCCGATACACCAAGCTTGAGCCAAACACTGGTGCACAGCTTGCCCTTGCTGAGGCTTACCGCAACGTGGTGTCCACCGGTGCTCGCCCAGTGGCTGTCACCAACTGCCTGAACTTTGGTTCCCCAGAAAACCCAGGCGTGATGTGGCAGTTTAAGGAAGCAGTCCATGGGCTTGCCGACGGCTCCAAGCAGCTGGGTATTCCAGTTTCTGGTGGCAACGTGTCCTTCTACAACCAGACCGGTGAAGAACCAATCCTGCCAACCCCAGTCGTTGGTGTGCTTGGTGTCCTAGACAACGTTGAACAAAGCATCGGCAATGTTTTACCAGCTGAAGATAATGATCTGTACTTGCTGGGTGAAACCTTCGATGAATTCGGCGGATCCATTTGGCAGCAGGTTTCTGGAGCTGGCCTAAACGGCCTGCCACCAGTTGTCGATCTTGCCAATGAGCAGCGTTTGGCTGAACTCTTTGTAGGTTCTGACCTATTCGCAGCATCTCACGATCTGTCTGAAGGTGGCCTGGGCCAGACCTTGGCTGAGCTTGCCATCCACGCTGATAAGGGCATGGATGTGGACCTTAGCCAGATCCACCCATCCCTGTTCACCTCACTGTTTGCAGAGTCAGCTTCTCGCATTGTGGTTGCCACCAACCGCGGCGAAGAGCTGGAAAAGCGTGCAGCTGAGTTGGGTATTCCAGTATTCAAGCTGGGACGCACCAACGATTCAGCCACCATCGCTGTCAAGGGTGCAGATGTTGAATTCGAGGTGTCTGTTGCAGAACTTCGCGAAGCTTGGACCAACACCTTGCCTGAGGCCTTTGGCCACGCAGTGGGAGCTAACGCAGTAGTAGCATAA
- the purF gene encoding amidophosphoribosyltransferase, whose product MTQVNHPYDDLNEQAPQEECGVFGVWAPGEEVSKLTYFGLFALQHRGQEAAGIAVGDGEQILVFKDLGLVSQVFDEPILESLRGNIAIGHTRYTTAGGNTWENAQPMFRMAPDGTDIALGHNGNLINHIELLEKATEFGLVDPEKKPSDTDVLTALLAYGVGDGNTLFDSAKQLLPDVKGAYCLTFTDGHTLYAARDPYGIRPLSIGRLARGWVVASETAALDIVGASHVREVEPGELIAIDESGLKSTRFAETTRKGCVFEYVYLARPDSVIKGRNVNEARLEIGRKLAEEAPAVGDLVIPTPESGTPAAVGFAQASGIPFGQGMVKNAYVGRTFIQPSDTLRQLGIRLKLNPLREVIAGKRLVVVDDSIVRGNTQRAVIRMLREAGAAEVHVRIASPPVKWPCFYGIDFATPGELIANAVTSDNEAEMVEAVRSAIGADSLGYVSIDSMVAATEQPANELCIACFDGKYPMGLPQGNSNADLVRKMQASASR is encoded by the coding sequence ATGACCCAGGTTAACCACCCGTACGATGATCTCAACGAACAAGCACCACAGGAAGAATGTGGCGTCTTCGGTGTCTGGGCACCTGGTGAGGAAGTTTCCAAACTCACCTACTTCGGCCTATTCGCCCTCCAACACCGTGGCCAAGAAGCCGCGGGCATTGCAGTAGGTGATGGCGAGCAAATCCTTGTCTTCAAAGATTTAGGCCTCGTATCCCAAGTTTTTGACGAGCCAATCCTCGAATCCCTTCGCGGCAATATCGCCATCGGGCACACCCGGTACACCACCGCCGGTGGAAACACGTGGGAAAACGCCCAGCCCATGTTCCGCATGGCGCCAGATGGCACAGATATCGCACTCGGACACAACGGCAACCTGATTAACCACATTGAGCTTTTAGAAAAAGCCACTGAGTTTGGTCTCGTTGATCCGGAAAAGAAACCCTCCGATACCGATGTCCTGACCGCGTTGCTGGCATATGGCGTAGGCGATGGAAACACCCTTTTTGATTCCGCCAAGCAACTACTTCCAGATGTCAAAGGCGCCTACTGCCTGACCTTCACCGACGGACACACCCTGTATGCAGCGCGCGACCCTTATGGTATCCGGCCACTTTCCATCGGCCGGCTAGCCCGCGGTTGGGTTGTAGCATCCGAAACCGCCGCGCTCGACATCGTTGGCGCCTCCCACGTACGCGAGGTTGAGCCAGGTGAACTAATTGCTATCGACGAATCCGGCCTGAAATCCACACGATTCGCCGAAACAACACGCAAAGGTTGCGTCTTCGAATACGTTTACCTGGCCCGTCCAGACTCCGTGATCAAGGGGAGAAACGTTAACGAAGCCCGCCTGGAAATCGGACGCAAGCTCGCTGAAGAAGCACCAGCAGTAGGCGATCTAGTTATCCCAACCCCAGAATCAGGAACCCCAGCAGCAGTCGGCTTTGCCCAAGCATCCGGAATTCCATTCGGCCAAGGCATGGTGAAAAACGCCTACGTTGGACGCACCTTCATCCAACCATCAGACACCCTGCGCCAATTAGGTATCCGCCTCAAGCTCAACCCACTGCGAGAAGTCATCGCCGGAAAACGCCTCGTGGTAGTAGACGACTCCATTGTTCGCGGCAACACCCAACGTGCCGTGATCCGCATGCTGCGTGAAGCAGGAGCCGCCGAAGTACACGTACGCATTGCCTCCCCACCAGTGAAATGGCCCTGCTTCTACGGCATCGACTTTGCCACCCCAGGCGAACTCATTGCCAACGCTGTAACCAGCGACAACGAAGCAGAAATGGTGGAAGCAGTGCGATCGGCAATCGGTGCAGACTCCCTAGGATATGTCTCCATCGACTCCATGGTTGCAGCAACCGAGCAACCAGCCAACGAACTCTGCATTGCCTGCTTCGACGGCAAATACCCCATGGGACTGCCACAAGGAAACAGCAACGCAGATCTGGTCCGCAAGATGCAGGCAAGCGCCTCACGTTAA
- the trhA gene encoding PAQR family membrane homeostasis protein TrhA, giving the protein MSKDREYMDADPLIEDSVREEDTKDSSDEPLLALTKYVFDRGERPVTRGLFHQIAAILSIVTGSVLSTYAWMELVWWQALGVTIYALAMLGLFSVSAAYHRGPWRRLHTVAWWRRADHSTIAVFIAATYTPLCLIVLELRTALWMLGIAWVGAIASVIMNMVWINHPRWLGVLVYLVLGWLIVPLIPQLWSGAGHTVVWLLFAGGIIYSVGALVYGFKWPGRNAKWMGYHEHFHLATIIAAIVHLVAVWMVVVN; this is encoded by the coding sequence GTGTCTAAAGATCGTGAATATATGGACGCAGATCCGCTGATTGAGGACAGCGTCAGGGAAGAAGATACAAAAGACAGCTCAGATGAGCCACTTCTCGCCTTGACAAAGTATGTTTTTGATCGCGGTGAAAGGCCGGTCACCCGTGGACTTTTTCACCAAATTGCCGCAATCTTAAGCATCGTGACTGGCTCAGTGCTATCCACCTATGCCTGGATGGAATTAGTGTGGTGGCAGGCGCTAGGCGTCACCATATACGCATTGGCCATGCTGGGTTTATTCTCTGTATCAGCTGCCTACCACCGAGGTCCTTGGCGCCGTTTACACACCGTTGCGTGGTGGCGAAGAGCAGATCATTCAACCATCGCTGTATTTATTGCAGCTACATATACACCGCTGTGTCTCATTGTGCTGGAACTGCGCACCGCATTATGGATGCTTGGCATCGCGTGGGTTGGGGCCATTGCCAGCGTGATCATGAACATGGTGTGGATCAATCACCCACGATGGCTCGGCGTGCTGGTGTATTTAGTACTTGGCTGGTTGATTGTTCCCCTAATACCCCAACTGTGGTCTGGGGCAGGCCACACCGTGGTCTGGCTGCTTTTCGCCGGTGGCATCATCTACAGCGTTGGGGCATTGGTCTACGGATTTAAATGGCCTGGCAGAAACGCTAAGTGGATGGGATATCACGAGCACTTCCACCTCGCTACAATCATCGCCGCTATCGTCCACCTCGTGGCAGTGTGGATGGTGGTGGTGAATTAA